A genome region from Micromonospora peucetia includes the following:
- a CDS encoding vitamin B12-dependent ribonucleotide reductase, protein MSGDGVTTSRARNKAGAGIKVERVWTTEGVHPYDEVTWERRDVVMTNWRDGSINFEQRGVEFPESWSVNAANIVTTKYFRGAVGTPEREWSLRQLIDRVVTTYRTAGEEYGYFAGPADAEVFAHELTWMLLHQVFSFNSPVWFNVGTPSPQQVSACFILAVDDSMDSILDWYKEEGLIFKGGSGSGVNLSRIRSSRELLSSGGNASGPVSFMRGADASAGTIKSGGATRRAAKMVILDVDHPDIQEFVVTKAREEDKIRALRDAGFDMDLGGADIVSVQYQNANNSVRVSDEFMTAVQNGGGFDLRGRLDGAVIETIDAKNLFRTISQAAWECADPGLQYDDTINDWHTCPETGRITASNPCSEYLHLDNSSCNLASLNLMKFLRADGGFEVEKFVRSVEFIITAMDISICFADFPTEKIGETTRAYRQLGIGYANLGALLMASGLPYDSEQGRSVAAAITSLMNGTAYRRSAELAGVVGPYDGYARNAEPHKRVMRKHAAANDEIKPTSPVATAIVREATKQWIQGNKIGDRFGWRNSQASVLAPTGTIGLMMDCDTTGVEPDLALVKFKKLVGGGSMQIVNQTVPRALRSLGYPEEQVEAIVEHIADHGHVVDAPGLKPEHYPVFDCAMGERSIAPMGHVRMMAAVQPFISGAISKTVNMPEQATVEDVEKIYFEGWKLGLKALAIYRDNCKVGQPLSVAKPNRTAATTQAPAEVAKVVEKVVEYRPVRKRLPKKRPSETVSFSVGGAEGYLTASSYPDDGLGEVFLKMSKQGSTLAGVMDAFSVAISIGLQYGVPLETYVSKFTNMRFEPAGMTDDPDVRMAASVMDYIFRRLALDFLPYERRAELGIFTASERAAQLRAEAEAEASGADLTAMAASAPVETKPEQPKSGPVAQPALEMADVAAAKPAPSVGSSTELLEAVIGKAADAPLCFTCGTKMRPAGSCYVCEGCGSTSGCS, encoded by the coding sequence ATGTCGGGGGATGGTGTGACGACCAGCAGGGCACGGAACAAGGCCGGCGCGGGGATCAAGGTCGAGCGGGTGTGGACCACCGAGGGGGTGCACCCCTACGACGAGGTCACCTGGGAGCGCCGTGACGTCGTGATGACGAACTGGCGGGACGGCTCGATCAACTTCGAGCAGCGCGGGGTCGAGTTCCCGGAGTCCTGGAGCGTCAACGCGGCGAACATCGTGACCACCAAGTACTTCCGGGGCGCCGTGGGCACCCCGGAGCGGGAGTGGTCGCTGCGGCAGCTGATCGACCGGGTGGTCACCACCTACCGCACCGCCGGTGAGGAGTACGGCTACTTCGCCGGCCCCGCCGACGCCGAGGTCTTCGCCCACGAGCTGACCTGGATGCTGCTGCACCAGGTGTTCAGCTTCAACTCGCCGGTCTGGTTCAACGTCGGCACGCCGTCGCCCCAGCAGGTCTCAGCGTGTTTCATCCTGGCCGTCGACGACTCGATGGACTCCATCCTCGACTGGTACAAGGAGGAGGGGCTGATCTTCAAGGGCGGCTCCGGCTCCGGCGTCAACCTGTCCCGGATCCGCTCCTCCCGCGAGCTGCTCTCCTCCGGCGGCAACGCCTCCGGCCCGGTCAGCTTCATGCGGGGCGCCGACGCCTCCGCCGGCACCATCAAGTCCGGCGGCGCCACCCGGCGCGCGGCCAAGATGGTCATCCTCGACGTGGACCACCCGGACATCCAGGAGTTCGTGGTCACCAAGGCGCGCGAGGAGGACAAGATCCGCGCGCTGCGGGATGCCGGGTTCGACATGGACCTCGGCGGCGCCGACATCGTCAGCGTGCAGTACCAGAACGCCAACAACTCGGTCCGGGTCTCCGACGAGTTCATGACCGCCGTGCAGAACGGCGGTGGCTTCGACCTGCGCGGCCGGCTCGACGGCGCGGTGATCGAGACCATCGACGCCAAGAACCTGTTCCGCACCATCTCCCAGGCCGCCTGGGAGTGCGCCGACCCCGGCCTCCAGTACGACGACACCATCAACGACTGGCACACCTGCCCGGAGACCGGGCGGATCACCGCGTCGAACCCGTGCTCGGAGTACCTGCACCTGGACAACTCCTCGTGCAACCTGGCCTCGCTCAACCTGATGAAGTTTCTCCGCGCCGACGGCGGCTTCGAGGTGGAGAAGTTCGTCCGGTCCGTCGAGTTCATCATCACCGCGATGGACATCTCGATCTGCTTCGCCGACTTCCCGACCGAGAAGATCGGCGAGACCACCCGCGCCTACCGGCAGCTCGGCATCGGCTACGCCAACCTGGGCGCCCTGCTGATGGCCTCCGGCCTGCCCTACGACTCGGAGCAGGGCCGCTCGGTCGCCGCCGCCATCACCTCGCTGATGAACGGAACGGCGTACCGCCGCTCGGCCGAGCTGGCCGGCGTCGTCGGCCCGTACGACGGCTACGCCCGCAACGCCGAGCCGCACAAGCGGGTCATGCGCAAGCACGCCGCCGCCAACGACGAGATCAAGCCGACCAGCCCCGTGGCCACGGCGATCGTCCGCGAGGCCACGAAGCAGTGGATCCAGGGCAACAAGATCGGTGACAGGTTCGGCTGGCGCAACTCGCAGGCCAGCGTGCTCGCCCCGACCGGCACCATCGGCCTGATGATGGACTGCGACACCACCGGCGTCGAGCCGGACCTGGCGCTGGTCAAGTTCAAGAAGCTGGTCGGCGGCGGCTCGATGCAGATCGTCAACCAGACCGTGCCCCGCGCCCTGCGCAGCCTCGGCTACCCCGAGGAGCAGGTCGAGGCGATCGTGGAGCACATCGCCGACCACGGCCACGTGGTGGACGCCCCAGGTCTGAAGCCGGAGCACTACCCGGTCTTCGACTGCGCGATGGGCGAGCGCTCCATCGCCCCGATGGGCCACGTGCGGATGATGGCGGCCGTCCAGCCGTTCATCTCCGGCGCCATCTCCAAGACGGTCAACATGCCGGAGCAGGCCACCGTCGAGGACGTCGAGAAGATCTACTTCGAGGGCTGGAAGCTCGGCCTCAAGGCGCTGGCGATCTACCGCGACAACTGCAAGGTCGGCCAGCCGCTGTCGGTCGCCAAGCCGAACAGGACCGCCGCGACCACGCAGGCTCCGGCCGAGGTGGCGAAGGTCGTCGAGAAGGTCGTCGAGTACCGCCCGGTGCGCAAGCGGCTGCCGAAGAAGCGCCCGTCTGAGACGGTCAGCTTCTCCGTCGGCGGCGCCGAGGGCTACCTCACCGCGTCCTCCTACCCGGACGACGGTCTCGGCGAGGTCTTCCTCAAGATGTCGAAGCAGGGCTCGACCCTGGCCGGCGTGATGGACGCCTTCTCGGTGGCCATCTCCATCGGTCTCCAGTACGGCGTCCCGCTGGAGACGTACGTCAGCAAGTTCACCAACATGCGCTTCGAGCCGGCCGGCATGACCGACGACCCGGACGTGCGGATGGCCGCCTCGGTGATGGACTACATCTTCCGACGCCTGGCGCTGGACTTCCTGCCGTACGAGCGCCGCGCGGAACTGGGCATCTTCACCGCCAGCGAGCGGGCCGCCCAGCTCCGGGCCGAGGCGGAGGCGGAGGCGAGCGGTGCGGACCTCACCGCCATGGCCGCCTCCGCCCCGGTCGAGACGAAGCCAGAGCAGCCGAAGAGCGGCCCGGTCGCCCAGCCGGCGCTGGAGATGGCCGACGTGGCCGCCGCCAAGCCGGCGCCGTCCGTGGGTTCCAGCACCGAACTGCTGGAGGCCGTGATCGGCAAGGCCGCGGACGCGCCGCTCTGCTTCACCTGCGGTACGAAGATGCGCCCGGCCGGTAGCTGCTACGTCTGCGAGGGCTGCGGCTCCACCAGCGGTTGCAGCTGA
- the nrdR gene encoding transcriptional regulator NrdR: MRCPYCRHADSRVVDSREADDGQLIRRRRSCPECGKRFTTVEEAVLAVVKRSGVTEPFSRTKIIGGVRKACQGRPVDDDSIALLAQKVEETVRAKGAAEIPSHEVGLAILGPLRDLDEVAYMRFASVYRSFDSLADFEREIETLRAAARAREGAGADAVEAAGRTS; encoded by the coding sequence ATGCGGTGTCCGTACTGCCGACACGCCGACTCCCGGGTGGTCGACTCGCGGGAGGCCGACGACGGCCAGTTGATCCGCCGGCGGCGCTCCTGCCCGGAGTGCGGCAAACGGTTCACCACGGTGGAGGAGGCGGTCCTCGCGGTCGTCAAGCGCAGCGGGGTCACCGAGCCGTTCAGCCGTACGAAGATCATCGGCGGGGTGCGCAAGGCGTGCCAGGGCCGGCCCGTGGACGACGACTCGATCGCGCTGCTCGCGCAGAAGGTCGAGGAGACCGTTCGGGCCAAGGGGGCCGCCGAGATTCCCAGCCACGAGGTGGGGCTGGCCATCCTGGGCCCGCTGCGGGACCTGGACGAGGTCGCCTACATGCGGTTCGCCAGCGTCTACCGGTCGTTCGACTCGCTCGCCGACTTCGAGCGGGAGATCGAGACGCTGCGGGCCGCCGCACGCGCCCGGGAGGGCGCCGGGGCCGACGCGGTCGAGGCCGCCGGCCGTACCAGTTGA
- the lexA gene encoding transcriptional repressor LexA — protein MTEDRASRPKSPQQITEAGPPATRRRGAARSRTGQPAVRPVTPVVSAFPDPATVDLTARQRRILEFIRTWVERHGYPPSVREIGEAVGLVSPSSVAYQLKELEKKGFLRRDPNRPRAVDVRAPADIDDELARSQRPTPAYVPMLGRIAAGGPILAEQAVEDIFPLPRELVGEGEVFMLQVKGDSMLDAAICDGDWVVVRQQPTAEAGDIVAAMLDGEATVKTYRRRDGHVWLMPQNPAFDPIPGDDATIMGRVVAVLRRI, from the coding sequence GTGACCGAGGATCGGGCCAGCCGGCCGAAGAGCCCGCAACAGATCACCGAGGCGGGTCCGCCGGCCACCCGACGCCGGGGCGCCGCGCGCAGCCGGACCGGGCAGCCCGCCGTGCGCCCGGTCACCCCGGTGGTCAGCGCCTTCCCCGACCCCGCAACGGTGGATCTCACCGCCCGGCAGCGCCGGATCCTGGAGTTCATCCGCACCTGGGTGGAGCGGCACGGCTACCCGCCGAGCGTGCGCGAGATCGGCGAGGCCGTCGGTCTGGTCTCACCGTCCAGCGTCGCCTACCAGCTCAAGGAGCTGGAGAAGAAGGGCTTCCTGCGGCGCGACCCCAACCGGCCGCGCGCCGTGGACGTCCGGGCGCCTGCCGACATCGACGACGAGCTGGCCCGCTCGCAGCGCCCCACCCCGGCCTACGTGCCGATGCTGGGCCGGATCGCGGCCGGCGGGCCGATCCTGGCCGAGCAGGCCGTGGAGGACATCTTCCCCCTCCCCCGCGAGCTGGTGGGTGAGGGCGAGGTCTTCATGCTCCAGGTCAAGGGCGACTCGATGCTCGACGCGGCGATCTGCGACGGCGACTGGGTCGTCGTCCGGCAGCAGCCGACCGCCGAGGCCGGCGACATCGTCGCCGCCATGCTCGACGGCGAGGCGACCGTGAAGACCTACCGTCGCCGCGACGGGCACGTCTGGCTCATGCCGCAGAACCCGGCCTTCGACCCGATCCCCGGCGACGACGCCACCATCATGGGCCGGGTCGTCGCGGTGCTGCGCCGCATCTGA
- the hflX gene encoding GTPase HflX, with amino-acid sequence MHNQETLLPYEDDELDATTTTGEFELSERQALRRVPGLSTELADVTEVEYRQLRLERVVLVGVWTEGTQNDAENSLTELAALAETAGSEVLEGLIQRRSRPDPATYIGRGKVDDLGAVVLSSGADTVICDGELSPSQLRNLEQRTKVKVVDRTALILDIFAQHAKSKEGKAQVELAQLEYLLPRLRGWGESLSRQSGGSGRGGGAGGGVGLRGPGETKLETDRRRIRHRISRLRREIKGMRTVRQTKRARRSRNAVPAVAIAGYTNAGKSSLLNRLTGAGVLVENALFATLDPTTRKATTADGRLYTLSDTVGFVRHLPHQIVEAFRSTLEEVAEADLVVHVVDGTHPDPEEQVRAVHEVLAEVGADRLPELLVVNKTDAADEETLLRLKRLWPDAVFVSAHTGRGIDGLREVVEARLPRPAVEIRAVLPYDRGDLVARVHRQGEVLSTSHLPEGTLVHVRVGEALAAELAPFRSEEGQPVAGAR; translated from the coding sequence TTGCACAACCAGGAGACCCTTCTTCCCTACGAGGACGACGAGCTCGACGCCACCACGACCACCGGTGAGTTCGAGCTGTCGGAGCGGCAGGCGCTGCGGCGGGTCCCCGGCCTCTCCACCGAGCTCGCGGACGTCACCGAGGTCGAGTACCGCCAACTGCGCCTGGAGCGCGTGGTCCTCGTCGGCGTCTGGACCGAGGGCACGCAGAACGACGCCGAGAACTCCCTCACCGAGCTGGCCGCGCTGGCGGAGACCGCCGGTTCGGAGGTGCTCGAGGGGCTCATCCAGCGGCGCAGCCGCCCCGACCCGGCCACCTACATCGGTCGGGGCAAGGTCGACGACCTCGGCGCGGTCGTGCTCTCCAGCGGCGCCGACACGGTGATCTGCGACGGCGAGCTGTCGCCGTCCCAGCTGCGCAACCTGGAGCAGCGCACCAAGGTCAAGGTGGTCGACCGCACCGCGCTGATCCTCGACATCTTCGCCCAGCACGCCAAGAGCAAGGAGGGCAAGGCGCAGGTCGAGCTCGCCCAGCTCGAATACCTGCTGCCGCGCCTGCGCGGTTGGGGTGAGAGCCTGTCCCGGCAGTCCGGTGGTAGCGGTCGTGGCGGCGGCGCCGGCGGTGGCGTGGGTCTGCGCGGCCCCGGTGAGACGAAGCTGGAGACCGACCGGCGCCGGATCCGTCACCGCATCTCCCGACTGCGCCGGGAGATCAAGGGCATGCGGACGGTACGCCAGACCAAGCGCGCCCGGCGTTCCCGCAACGCCGTGCCGGCCGTGGCCATCGCCGGCTACACCAACGCCGGCAAGTCGAGCCTGCTCAACCGGCTGACCGGGGCGGGCGTGCTGGTGGAGAACGCGCTCTTCGCCACCCTCGACCCGACCACCCGCAAGGCCACCACGGCCGACGGGCGGCTCTACACCCTCTCCGACACGGTCGGGTTCGTCCGGCACCTGCCGCACCAGATCGTCGAGGCGTTCCGCTCGACCCTGGAGGAGGTCGCCGAGGCCGACCTGGTGGTGCACGTCGTCGACGGCACCCACCCGGATCCGGAGGAGCAGGTCCGGGCGGTCCACGAGGTGCTCGCGGAGGTGGGCGCCGACCGGCTCCCCGAGCTGCTGGTGGTCAACAAGACCGACGCGGCCGACGAGGAGACGCTGCTGCGGCTCAAGCGGCTCTGGCCGGACGCGGTCTTCGTCTCCGCGCACACGGGTCGCGGGATCGACGGGCTGCGCGAGGTGGTCGAGGCGCGGTTGCCCCGCCCGGCGGTGGAAATCCGCGCGGTGCTGCCGTACGACCGGGGTGACCTGGTGGCCCGGGTGCACCGTCAGGGCGAGGTGCTGAGCACCTCCCACCTGCCGGAAGGCACCCTGGTGCACGTCCGGGTCGGCGAGGCGCTCGCCGCCGAGCTGGCGCCGTTCCGATCGGAGGAAGGCCAGCCGGTCGCGGGCGCGCGATGA
- a CDS encoding NAD-dependent malic enzyme, with amino-acid sequence MAITRLPSAGFSITIRIAVPADASSIGRLTTSVGEAGAIVTALDVVDSDPTHVLVDLTCDTADASHADQVVDALTALDGVDVRKVSDRTFLLHLGGKIEVSSKVALRNRDELSRAYTPGVARVCMAIAENPADARRLTIKRNTVAVVSDGSAVLGLGNLGPAASLPVMEGKAALFKRFGGVDAWPVVLDTQDTDEIVQIVKAIAPAYGGINLEDIAAPRCFEIEARLREALDIPVFHDDQHGTAICVLAALTNALRVVGKQLADVRVVVSGAGAAGTAIMKLLLRQGVGDIIAYDRQGALHRGMTGLNAAWQWLAEHTNKENYSGDLAGAVRGADVFIGVSAPNLLTGDDIAAMAKDSIVFALANPDPEVDPREARKYAAVVATGRSDQPNQINNVLAFPGVFRGMLDAHAEEFTEEMAIAAARAIADVVGEDKINPTVIVPSVFDSRVAPAVAAAVRAAAQNPAPPPAADPGPADLPELAAEASATP; translated from the coding sequence GTGGCCATCACCCGACTTCCAAGTGCCGGATTCTCGATCACGATCCGGATCGCCGTACCGGCGGACGCATCCTCGATCGGCCGGCTGACCACCTCCGTCGGTGAGGCCGGGGCGATCGTCACCGCGCTCGACGTGGTGGACTCCGACCCCACCCACGTGCTCGTCGACCTGACCTGCGACACCGCCGACGCCAGCCACGCCGACCAGGTGGTCGACGCGTTGACGGCGCTGGACGGCGTGGACGTACGCAAGGTCTCCGACCGGACCTTCCTCCTGCACCTCGGCGGCAAGATCGAGGTCAGCTCGAAGGTGGCGCTGCGCAACCGTGACGAGCTGTCCCGGGCGTACACCCCGGGGGTGGCCCGGGTCTGCATGGCCATCGCGGAGAACCCGGCCGATGCCCGCCGGCTGACCATAAAGCGCAACACCGTCGCCGTGGTCAGCGACGGCTCCGCCGTGCTGGGCCTGGGCAACCTCGGGCCGGCGGCGTCGCTGCCGGTGATGGAGGGCAAGGCGGCGCTGTTCAAGCGCTTCGGTGGCGTGGACGCCTGGCCGGTGGTGCTCGACACCCAGGACACCGACGAGATCGTGCAGATCGTCAAGGCGATCGCCCCGGCGTACGGCGGGATCAACCTGGAGGACATCGCCGCGCCGCGGTGCTTCGAGATCGAGGCGCGGCTGCGCGAGGCGCTGGACATCCCGGTCTTCCACGACGACCAGCACGGCACCGCGATCTGCGTGCTGGCCGCGCTGACCAACGCGCTGCGGGTCGTGGGCAAGCAGCTCGCGGACGTCCGGGTCGTGGTCTCCGGCGCGGGCGCGGCCGGCACGGCGATCATGAAGCTGCTGCTGCGCCAGGGCGTCGGCGACATCATCGCGTACGACCGGCAGGGCGCCCTGCACCGTGGGATGACCGGGCTCAACGCGGCCTGGCAGTGGCTGGCCGAGCACACCAACAAGGAGAACTACTCCGGTGACCTGGCCGGGGCGGTACGCGGCGCGGACGTCTTCATCGGGGTGAGCGCGCCGAACCTGCTCACCGGCGACGACATCGCCGCGATGGCCAAGGACTCGATCGTCTTCGCGCTCGCCAACCCGGACCCGGAGGTCGACCCGCGGGAGGCGCGCAAGTACGCCGCCGTGGTCGCCACCGGCCGTTCCGACCAGCCGAACCAGATCAACAACGTGCTCGCCTTCCCGGGCGTCTTCCGGGGCATGCTGGACGCGCACGCCGAGGAGTTCACCGAGGAGATGGCGATCGCGGCGGCCCGGGCCATCGCGGACGTGGTCGGCGAGGACAAGATCAACCCGACGGTGATCGTGCCCAGCGTCTTCGACTCCCGGGTCGCCCCGGCGGTCGCCGCGGCGGTCCGCGCCGCCGCCCAGAACCCGGCCCCGCCCCCCGCCGCCGACCCCGGCCCCGCCGACCTCCCCGAACTAGCCGCCGAAGCCTCCGCCACCCCCTAA
- the dapF gene encoding diaminopimelate epimerase, whose translation MQFTKGHGTGNDFVILPDPDNRLDLTPGVVAALCDRRRGIGGDGVLRVVRAAKHPVGADLAGEAEWFMDYWNADGSFAEMCGNGARVFVRYLVATGLAEPAGEALPVATRAGVVRALVTADAIAVEMRRPRLYDTSTATLGSLTLPGTAVDVGNPHLVCALPTGLELTALDLTRAPDVDPVIFPAGVNVEFTAPGEPVDGTDGHVQMRVYERGSAETLSCGTGACAVAAVALRDAGRDTGVLAVDVPGGRLSVTITEDSCWLAGPAILVATGTLDPTPLTTPA comes from the coding sequence GTGCAGTTCACCAAGGGCCACGGCACCGGTAACGACTTCGTCATCCTGCCCGATCCGGACAACCGGCTCGACCTGACACCGGGGGTGGTCGCGGCCCTCTGCGACCGACGACGCGGGATCGGCGGTGACGGCGTGCTGCGGGTGGTCCGGGCGGCGAAGCATCCGGTGGGCGCCGACCTGGCCGGCGAGGCCGAGTGGTTCATGGACTACTGGAACGCCGACGGGTCGTTCGCGGAGATGTGCGGAAACGGCGCCCGGGTCTTCGTCCGCTACCTGGTCGCCACCGGGTTGGCCGAGCCGGCCGGGGAGGCGCTGCCGGTGGCCACCCGGGCCGGCGTCGTGCGCGCGCTGGTCACGGCTGACGCCATCGCCGTCGAGATGCGCCGCCCCCGGCTGTACGACACGTCGACCGCCACCCTCGGCAGCCTGACCCTGCCCGGCACGGCGGTCGACGTGGGCAACCCGCACCTGGTCTGCGCGCTGCCGACCGGGCTGGAGTTGACCGCGCTCGACCTGACGCGGGCCCCCGACGTCGACCCGGTGATCTTTCCGGCTGGGGTGAACGTGGAGTTCACCGCTCCGGGCGAGCCGGTCGACGGCACCGACGGGCACGTGCAGATGCGGGTGTACGAGCGCGGCTCCGCCGAGACGCTCTCCTGCGGCACGGGTGCCTGCGCGGTGGCCGCTGTGGCCCTGCGCGACGCGGGTCGGGACACCGGCGTGTTGGCGGTGGACGTCCCCGGCGGGCGCCTCTCGGTCACGATCACCGAGGACTCCTGCTGGCTGGCCGGCCCCGCGATCCTGGTCGCCACCGGCACCCTGGACCCCACCCCCCTCACCACCCCCGCCTAG
- the miaA gene encoding tRNA (adenosine(37)-N6)-dimethylallyltransferase MiaA, which yields MTGRPPVGTVVAVVGPTAAGKSALSIALAHALDGEVVNADSMQLYRGMDIGTAKLTPAEREGVPHHLLDIWDVTEPASVAEYQRLARAAVDDILARGRVPLLVGGSGLYVRAVLEHFEFPGTDPAVRERLERELTEVGPAPLYARLREADPAAAAGILPGNGRRIVRALEVIELTGEPFTASLPDPTPYYPCVQLGVDLDTALLDGRIALRVDRMWADGLVAETRDLVGRGLPEGRTASRALGYQQVLRLLAGELTEAGAHDETVRATRRFVRRQRSWFRRDPRIHWLDSSAPDLIPAALRLLPAAAR from the coding sequence GTGACGGGCCGCCCACCGGTCGGGACGGTCGTCGCCGTGGTCGGGCCGACGGCGGCCGGCAAGTCCGCGCTGAGCATCGCCCTTGCGCACGCCCTCGACGGTGAGGTGGTCAACGCCGACTCGATGCAGCTCTACCGGGGCATGGACATCGGCACCGCCAAGCTCACCCCCGCCGAGCGCGAGGGGGTGCCGCACCACCTGCTGGACATCTGGGACGTCACCGAGCCGGCGAGCGTCGCGGAATACCAGCGGCTGGCCCGCGCGGCCGTCGACGACATCCTGGCCCGGGGCCGGGTGCCGCTGCTGGTCGGCGGCTCCGGTCTCTACGTGCGGGCGGTGCTGGAACACTTCGAGTTCCCCGGCACCGACCCGGCGGTGCGTGAGCGGCTGGAACGGGAGTTGACCGAGGTCGGCCCCGCCCCCCTGTACGCCCGACTGCGCGAGGCCGACCCGGCCGCCGCGGCGGGGATCCTGCCCGGCAACGGCCGGCGGATCGTCCGCGCCCTGGAGGTCATCGAGCTGACCGGGGAGCCGTTCACCGCCTCGCTGCCCGACCCGACCCCGTACTACCCCTGCGTGCAGCTCGGGGTGGACCTGGACACCGCGCTGCTGGACGGGCGGATCGCCCTGCGGGTGGACCGGATGTGGGCCGACGGCCTGGTCGCCGAGACGCGGGACCTGGTCGGGCGCGGGCTGCCCGAGGGTCGTACGGCCAGCCGTGCGCTCGGCTACCAGCAGGTGCTGCGCCTGCTCGCCGGGGAACTGACCGAGGCCGGGGCGCACGACGAGACCGTCCGGGCCACCCGGCGTTTCGTCCGGCGGCAGCGGTCCTGGTTCCGCCGCGACCCGCGGATCCACTGGCTGGACTCGTCCGCGCCGGACCTGATCCCGGCCGCCCTGCGCCTGCTGCCCGCCGCTGCGCGATGA